The window AGGGCCGGAAACGTTAGAACGCCTCCCACCAGACAGTAGTAGAAGTAGATGATAAGAGGGCCGTTTGTCTCTCGCAGCTTCCGGATCAAGACGACCGTGAAACCGGCAAAGCAACCGGCGAGCAATCCAAAAAGCTCGCCCGCGTTGAACCTGTGGGAACCCGGGCCGAGGAGCACGTAGATCCCGACCACCCCAACCGCAACCAGCAGGATCTCTCCCCTTGTCAGTGACTCTCGCAGGAGGAGAACGGAGAAGAAGGCCGCAAAGACCGGGAAAGTATACAGGAGCACCATGGCGTTACCAAGGGGAATCATAGAGATCGATTTCAGGAGAGAAAGGAAGGTCACGGTTCCAGCCACGCCCCTGACAAGCAGGATCCAGGTTCTGTTCCCTTTGAGAGAACGTCTCCTGGGCAGCAGGACGAACAGTAGGACAATCCCTCCCACAAGGAAGCGGGAAAAAGCGATCTCAACGGGTGGGACGCCCAGTGAAAGGGATTTGATCATCACATCCGCAATGCCAAAGAGGCACGCCGAGACCACCATCAGGAAAAATCCATTTGCAGAAAGCCGCCCGCCCATGATAATCCCGTCCGGGTCAAGAAGGAAGAGCCCGTCCTGTGTGAGAAACATATCAGAGGAGTTGCCTGTCGGCAAGAGCCCTCCCCAGACGGGCTCTCCCGCCTTGTTCCCCTCCTGCCCGCGGGTGCTGGATCGCTATTCGAGGAACCTGGCTTTTGTCGCGGACGCGGCAGGGGTTTACCCGGACGAACTCGGCCAGGCAAAGGCTGCAGGGGAAGCGGGCCAATTCCCCCTTGTTGACCTCCCTACCGCTAGGGATCGTTACCGACAAAGGCCTCTCTGAAGCAATAGACCAGCAAACTTACCGGGGTTTCCGAACAAAGAGAAACAAACAAGGCTCCTCCGGCCCGGCCTGCGAGGTTCCGGGCACCTGATGGCACTGGAACCCTGGCCTGGAATCTGGTGAAGAAGACCTGGAAAATGAGGCCCTACAGAGAGCAGGGGTATAACTCGATGGTTTTCCCGATTCGTACAAACCGGCAAAGAGGGGGCGGATGGAATCCCGCAAGCCGATAATTCTGAAACCCTACGGCTCGGTGTCCTGGGAAAGGGAGACTTTCGCTCCTATCGCGGAGGTCAAAGGGAAAGAGTCGGTGCACGGCCAACCCCTTGTGGAGGCGGTTAGAGAGGCGAGCATCCTTCTGGCAGACGTGGATATCACGGTTTCTCAAGATGTCGTCCGTGCCGCAGCCAAGCTCAAGGGGATCGTCTGCTTCAGCACAGGCCTGGATTACGTCGACTTGGCAGCCGCAACAGAGAGGGGCATCTATGTGACAAACGTCCCGGATTTGGCGACGGAGTCGGTGGCCGAGTATACGATCGGATTGGCTCTGGCCCTTGTTCGGAAGATCCCGCGCGCCGAGATGGCGGCGAGGCAGGGAAAATGGCAGACCCGGGGGACGTTCCAGGGCAGGGAACTAACGGGAAAGACTTTGGGAATCATCGGTTTGGGCCGAATCGGAAGAGCCTTGGCAACAAAAGCCAAGGCTCTGGGCATGGGGGTCATCTTCTATGACCCCTTTGTGGCAGACGCAACAGCAGGGCAGATCGGCCTGGACAGGGTCGACATGGACTCTCTCCTGGCTACCGCGGACGTGGTTTCGATTCACTGCCCCCTCAACGACGAAACAAGAGGGCTCATCGACCACGACAAGCTCAGGTTGATGAAGCCTTCGAGTTATTTGATCAACGTGGCGAGAGGGGCGATTGTCAAGGAGGATGCTCTGTACCGGGCTTTGAAACACGGATGGATTGCCGGGGGGGCCGTCGATGTGTTGGAGAATGAGCCTCCGGATCCGTCCAATCCCCTGCTGGCGTTCGACGAACTCATCATCACCCCCCACATTGCATGGAACACCCTCGAAGCGAGACAGAGGGCGCGACAAACGGTTACACAAGAGGTCATCAGGATCCTTCAGGGAGAAGTCCCCCAAAACCTCGTAAACAGAGAGCTGCTGGAAAGGGGCAGAACTCCCGGGACATGAGGATCTCGCCCGTGAATCAGATTCCCGCTCTTCGACAAGAGGAGGTGATGCCCTGACCTAGAAACCCATTACTCCATGGACGATCTTTCCAAATCGAAAGGAGGGAAGAAACGATGAAGAAAGCGATTGTGTCGATAGCCGTGGGGCTGGTCTTCGGTATGTTTGGCTGTCTCGGAGCCGTGTCGGGCAAGACCGTGAAGATTGGGTTTATGAGTCCCCCTGGCCGGTAAATATTCGGTTGCCGCCCAGCTGAAGGTTATCGAGAAATACCAGAAGCTGCACCCCGACGTCGAGGTGGAGCTTATACAGACAAGCTGGACGAAGTTCGACGCCGACCTCATCGCCAGAATCGCCTCGGGAATGACCCCGGATCTTGTCTATGAGGTCGAGGGGAAGGCTTGGTCTTTCTATGCGATGCAGGGCAAGGATTCGATCCTGCCAATTGACGACCTCATGGAAGAATACAAAGCGGAGTTCACCCCGAAGATGCTGAAGTGCTCCTTCATCGACGGGCACTACCGCGAGATTCCCTACGGGGTGGGTCCCGTGGTCCTCTTTTATCGAAAGGACCTTTTCGACGCGGCAGGCCTCAAGCCGCCGAGAACCTGGGATGAACTTTATAAGGCGGCCAGAGCCCTGACCCAGGACACCGACGGGGATGGAAAGATCGACATTTACGGGTACACCCCCACCTCAGGAGACTGGATGGCTCAGTACGAGTTGCACAGCTACTTGATGTCGAACGGAGCCTCTGTCACCGACAAGGACGGCAAAGTCGTATTATATTCACCCCAGGCTCTGGAAGCACTGAAATTCTATGTCAGCCTCTTCGACAAAGATATCGCGCCGCCGGGGGCGAAGAACTACAAATACGGAGACGCCCAGACAGCCTTCATCACGGGCAAGCCGGCCATGGTTTTCACCTTTGGGTATATTCTCAGGAGAATTGCAGAGCAGAACCCTGAAATAGTGCCCTACGTGAGGGCAGTACCCGTTCCCAGGAGGAGTCTCGATGTTCCCCGGGGGTCCAGCGGGGGACGGAACAGTCTCTTTATTCCCGCGGCAACCAAGCATCCAAAAGAGGTCAAGAATTTCCTCCGATTCCTCCTCGCAAAGGAAAACTGCCTGGAAATCATTCAGGCCTACCCGGGAGGAAATCTACCGGCAATGAAATCCATAAGGGAGTCCCAGGAATTCAAGGACAACCCCATACTCAAGAAGTTCCCCCAGGCGACGGAGACGTTGATCGACGAGTGCCGGTACGCTGCCCGCCCGGGTGCAGAGTTCGTGCAGAGTCCGTATGGGGGCGAATTGGAAGGAAAGCTATCTCTGAGGGATTGCATCCAGAAGGTAACTCTAGGAGGATGGTCTCCCGAAAAGGCTCTCAAATGGACCGACCAGAGAATTCGCGAGATGTTTGAATCAAAGTGATGATCCATGAATCGAGCAGAAAAGCAGGGGGCAGAGTCTTCCCCCGCTTTTCTGCCTTTGTTTTTCCGCTCTTCGATAAAACCTGAAAAAACGCAAAAGGCATTGGAACAAGGAGGAAAACGACGTGAGAGTGAAGGTCCTAGGTATCTCCGGAAGTCCGAGGCACGGCAACACCGATATCCTGGTGAGAGAGGCGCTTTCCGCTGCGGGAGAGCTGAAGGATGTCGAGACCGAGTTCATCTCTATGGCCGACTGCCGTATCGCGGGGGGCTGCAAATCAACCTACCGGTGCAGGAAGGCACCGCTGGAAGAACTGTGCAGCGACTATGACGACGATGCCAACATGATCATGAGAAAGATGCTCGAGGCCGACGGTATTCTCGTCGGCGTTCCTGTCTATTGGGGAGGTGTTACGGCTCAGTTGAAGGCGCTGATGGATCGAACCATGCCTATCGAGTTCAATGGATACCCGCTCAGAAACAAAGTCGGCGGTGCACTGACGGTGGCCTTCACGAGGCAAGGTGGTCTCGAGCACACGATCGCTGAAGTCCACAGGTGGTTCTTGATGCACGACATGGTCGTCGTGAGCGTCGGCCCTGAAAGACCGAAGGAAGGCATAGGCTGCTTCTGGGGAGCAGCCGCGCTTCAAGGATGGCCGGAATCTGTATCCTTCTCATCGAACCCGAAGGGCAGCCTGTCCGCCGTGAAACAGGACAGCATAGGCATGAACGCGGCCAGATTCATCGGGAAGAGGGTGGTGGAACTGGCAAAGTTCATCAAGGCCGGAGTTTCCCAGATTCAGAAAGACGAACTGGTGTGGGCCCCCTTCGGAGGGAAGGACATCGTTTTCCATCCAGGCGAATAGGGCTCCACAAAAAGATCAGGCAAAGAACACCTTCTTGCAGGAATACGGTGAGAGAGGAAGGAGAGATGAAATACAAGGTTGCGGCGATTCAGATGGATATCAAACCCTTTGACAAGGCAGAGAATGAGAACCGGGCAATGCAGCTGCTGGATGAGGCTGCCTCCGAAGGGGCCAGGGCAGTCTGCTTTCCCGAATACTTTCTGACAGGACCGCCCCAGCAGGGACAGACCATGGAAGAGATCAGAAATCTCGCCGAAACGATTCCCGGCCCGGTCACTTCGAGACTCGCTGAAAAGGCGGCCCGACACGGCCTCTTCATCGTGGCTGGCAGCATGCTGGAACTGAGACAGGACAGGCTGTACAATACAAGCGCTCTGATCGATTCCAAGGGCGAGCTCGTCGGAACCTTTCAGAAGGCCCACTCCGAGAACGCACCGGCCAAATACGAACCCGGCTGCGGCGTACTGCCCGGAACCGGCGAATACCCGGTTTTTGACACCGAAATCGGCAAGATCGGAATCATGATAGACATGGACGGAACCTGTCCCGAGGTTCCCAGGATACTCGGGTTGAAGGGCGCCCAGGTGATTTTCTGGCCTGTAAACTGGAGTGCGAAATTCATCAAAACCATCGACGTCCTCGGCAAGGCCTCGTCGATCTACAGTCATGCCTACATCGTCTCTGCAAATCCCGTAGGGTGGCGTCAAAAGGCCCCTCTCCACAAATGGGCCTTCATGGGGGCCTCACACGTCGACCTGATGTACGGCGGGGGAAGCGGGGTCATCTTCGGGGTGAAATACCTGGCCGCCGTGTCTGATTTTGCCCAGGGCATGGCCATCGCTTCGATCGACACTGAAAACAGCATGCAGGCCAGGAGGAATGACGCAGAGATCTATCCCAACTGGAGAAGACCGGAAACGTACAAGACCCTTGTGGATCCGAAGTATACATCTCCGACAATCATCGGATAGCCGTTATCCCGCGGGAGGTCTACCTTCTCCAAACAAGCGGTCAAGGATGACAACCGCGGCATGGTCGATCAGCGGCGGGCCTCTTTGCCTTTGCGGCTCTCCGCCTTCAGCCGTGCAAAGAGGTCCGGACCGGATACCGAATCGAGGAGAGAAAAATGATCCCCATGGAATTGGGAAAGGTTGCGAAAACCATTCTTAGGACGTGTGTCAATGCGGTGCCGAGCGAAAACATTACGATCATAACCGACTCTGGTTACAGTCAGGAGCTTATCGAGTCCTTGCTGGTTGTGGCTCAGGCCGAGGGGATCGGGGCGAGTCTTATCACATTGGCGCCTTCGGATGTCATGTCTCCGCCGAGTAGTGTCGTCGAGGCTCTCAAAGAGACAGACGCGGCGATAATCTGTACGAGTACGAGTTGGAGGTTCTCCTCACAAGCGACCAAAGCAGCCCTTGCCGCCAAGAGCCGCGTCCTCTCACTCTCCCGGTTTTCTGAAGCAGATCTCACCAGGGCGATCCCCGTGGACTACGATCAAATCAAAAGGGACATCGAGAAGATCATAAGCCGGCTGAAGGACACATATACGGTCCACATCAAGACAGAGGCCGGTACTGATGTGAGGTTGGAAGGTGAGGGCAAGACCGTCATGTTTGAGGACGGAATCGTCAAGCCCGGAGAATGGGACACGGTACCGGGAGTCGTCTTCGCGCCTACCGCTGAGGATAGAACCGAGGGGGTGGTGGTCATTGACGGGAGCCTGGGCTATTTTCCACTGGAGACCGGGGATGTCACCCAGATGGGCATCGTAAAAGACCAGGTGACCCTGGAGATCAAGAAAGGGAGGATTGTCCATATCGAGGGAGGAAAAAGCGGTCGTGACCTTCAACGGATCATCACAAGAGGTGGGGATAATGCGGATGTCATCGCAGAGTGGGGAATCGGGCTAAACCCGGGAACCAAGCTGTCCGGCAATTTCCTCGCAGATGAATCCCTCTACGGAGCGGCCCATTTCGGAATCGGAGCGAACACCCAGATGGGAGGAAAGACGCGCTGTAAACAACACATCGACACTATCTGCTTGGATATCACTCTCCAGATAGACGGAGAAACCGTGATGAAGGAAGGAACTCTCATGGTATAGGCGTCCCTGGGGGGATGTTCTCGCCAGGGAGACCAAGAGGAACAGCGGATTCATCTCTTGGCTCCACATCGGGAGAAAGCAATCGATGCGAATAGGCCTGATCCAGATGGCCCCCTTTTACGGAGAGGGCAGTATCACCCGAAGAACTGTCGATGCCAACCTTGAAAAGTCGTGCGAGCTGATTGACAGGGCGGCCCAGAGGGGACCTGCTGCTCTTTGCTTCCCCGAGTTCAGCTTCTCTGGACCGGTATCCCTGATCGAACACCTGGACGACGTTGCCGATACGATACCAGGGCGCATCACCGACTGCCTGGGGGAAAAGGCCAGGCAACACGGCCTCTATGTGGCCACCAACCTCTTGGAAAAGGGGAAGGAGGGCTATTTCAATGCCGCAGTCCTCATAGGCCCTGAGGGAAGACTCCTCTTGAGGTATCGAAAGGTCCACCTCTACCCGACGGAACGCTTTCTTGCCTCGGGCAGGGAGTTT is drawn from Deltaproteobacteria bacterium and contains these coding sequences:
- a CDS encoding DMT family transporter; its protein translation is MPTGNSSDMFLTQDGLFLLDPDGIIMGGRLSANGFFLMVVSACLFGIADVMIKSLSLGVPPVEIAFSRFLVGGIVLLFVLLPRRRSLKGNRTWILLVRGVAGTVTFLSLLKSISMIPLGNAMVLLYTFPVFAAFFSVLLLRESLTRGEILLVAVGVVGIYVLLGPGSHRFNAGELFGLLAGCFAGFTVVLIRKLRETNGPLIIYFYYCLVGGVLTFPALVKDFEMPDFEQFVLLIAVAVIFMIAQLLMTEGFKYCKASEGSVILMLEVVFAGIGGIVFFRDSLSSGFLVGTLMVMGSGAGLNLMHRRLRRFGVALQR
- a CDS encoding C-terminal binding protein, producing MESRKPIILKPYGSVSWERETFAPIAEVKGKESVHGQPLVEAVREASILLADVDITVSQDVVRAAAKLKGIVCFSTGLDYVDLAAATERGIYVTNVPDLATESVAEYTIGLALALVRKIPRAEMAARQGKWQTRGTFQGRELTGKTLGIIGLGRIGRALATKAKALGMGVIFYDPFVADATAGQIGLDRVDMDSLLATADVVSIHCPLNDETRGLIDHDKLRLMKPSSYLINVARGAIVKEDALYRALKHGWIAGGAVDVLENEPPDPSNPLLAFDELIITPHIAWNTLEARQRARQTVTQEVIRILQGEVPQNLVNRELLERGRTPGT
- a CDS encoding sugar ABC transporter substrate-binding protein; amino-acid sequence: MAGKYSVAAQLKVIEKYQKLHPDVEVELIQTSWTKFDADLIARIASGMTPDLVYEVEGKAWSFYAMQGKDSILPIDDLMEEYKAEFTPKMLKCSFIDGHYREIPYGVGPVVLFYRKDLFDAAGLKPPRTWDELYKAARALTQDTDGDGKIDIYGYTPTSGDWMAQYELHSYLMSNGASVTDKDGKVVLYSPQALEALKFYVSLFDKDIAPPGAKNYKYGDAQTAFITGKPAMVFTFGYILRRIAEQNPEIVPYVRAVPVPRRSLDVPRGSSGGRNSLFIPAATKHPKEVKNFLRFLLAKENCLEIIQAYPGGNLPAMKSIRESQEFKDNPILKKFPQATETLIDECRYAARPGAEFVQSPYGGELEGKLSLRDCIQKVTLGGWSPEKALKWTDQRIREMFESK
- a CDS encoding flavodoxin family protein, with protein sequence MKVLGISGSPRHGNTDILVREALSAAGELKDVETEFISMADCRIAGGCKSTYRCRKAPLEELCSDYDDDANMIMRKMLEADGILVGVPVYWGGVTAQLKALMDRTMPIEFNGYPLRNKVGGALTVAFTRQGGLEHTIAEVHRWFLMHDMVVVSVGPERPKEGIGCFWGAAALQGWPESVSFSSNPKGSLSAVKQDSIGMNAARFIGKRVVELAKFIKAGVSQIQKDELVWAPFGGKDIVFHPGE
- a CDS encoding carbon-nitrogen hydrolase family protein, which gives rise to MKYKVAAIQMDIKPFDKAENENRAMQLLDEAASEGARAVCFPEYFLTGPPQQGQTMEEIRNLAETIPGPVTSRLAEKAARHGLFIVAGSMLELRQDRLYNTSALIDSKGELVGTFQKAHSENAPAKYEPGCGVLPGTGEYPVFDTEIGKIGIMIDMDGTCPEVPRILGLKGAQVIFWPVNWSAKFIKTIDVLGKASSIYSHAYIVSANPVGWRQKAPLHKWAFMGASHVDLMYGGGSGVIFGVKYLAAVSDFAQGMAIASIDTENSMQARRNDAEIYPNWRRPETYKTLVDPKYTSPTIIG